A window of the Juglans microcarpa x Juglans regia isolate MS1-56 chromosome 5D, Jm3101_v1.0, whole genome shotgun sequence genome harbors these coding sequences:
- the LOC121264090 gene encoding cytochrome P450 710A1-like, with protein sequence MISIIRTSVTPLLPYLFCFVVFLIFFEQVSYLRKKKWVPGPAFVFPFLGSATSLVRHPTHFWDLQSSLAKSSALGFSANYIVGRFIIFIRDTDLSHKIFANVRPDAFHLVGHPFGKKLFGDHNLIYMMGQDHKDLRRRIAPNFTPKALSTYTSLQQIIILDHLKKWVRLSSQSAMKPIALRNLVRDMNLETSQTVFVGPYLGREARQRFKVDYTLFNVGLMKLPIDFPGTAFRNARLGVDRLVKTLAVCAEQSKVRMETGEEPSCLIDFWMQETVRELTDASRAGEPAPAHTSDLEIGSYLFDFLFAAQDASTSSLLWAVTLLDSHPEVLAKVREEVESKWSPDSDSLITAEQLGQMKYTHAVAREVLRYRTPATMVPHIAGVDFPLTENYTIPKGTIVFPSVYESSFQGFSEPDRFDPDRFSEERQEDRIFKRNYLAFGAGAHQCLGQRYALNHLVLFIAMFATLLDFRRHRTDGCDEIAYVPTICPKDDCMVFLSQRCARYPNFSIRKV encoded by the coding sequence ATGATCTCCATCATCCGTACCTCTGTCACCCCACTTTTGCCTTATCTCTTTTGCTTCGTTgtcttcctcatcttcttcgAACAAGTCTCTTActtgaggaagaaaaaatgggtCCCTGGTCCTGCCTTTGTCTTTCCCTTCCTCGGCAGCGCTACCTCTTTGGTCCGTCACCCCACCCACTTCTGGGACCTCCAGTCCTCACTCGCCAAGTCCTCCGCTCTAGGCTTCTCCGCTAACTACATCGTCGGTAGATTCATTATCTTCATCCGCGACACCGACCTCTCCCATAAGATCTTCGCCAATGTACGACCTGATGCCTTCCATCTCGTTGGCCACCCATTTGGTAAGAAGCTCTTCGGCGACCACAACCTCATTTACATGATGGGTCAGGATCACAAGGATCTTCGCCGTCGCATCGCTCCCAATTTTACTCCCAAGGCGCTCTCCACCTACACTTCTCTGCAACAGATTATCATCCTCGACCATCTTAAGAAATGGGTCCGCCTCTCGTCTCAGAGCGCGATGAAACCGATTGCACTGAGGAATCTGGTTCGTGACATGAACCTGGAAACTTCCCAGACAGTATTTGTTGGTCCGTATTTGGGCCGAGAGGCCCGCCAGAGGTTCAAGGTAGACTACACTCTCTTCAACGTTGGGCTCATGAAGTTACCCATCGACTTTCCAGGGACGGCATTTCGGAACGCCAGGCTTGGTGTTGACCGGTTGGTCAAAACTCTCGCTGTCTGTGCGGAACAGAGCAAGGTGAGGATGGAGACGGGAGAGGAGCCGTCTTGTTTGATCGATTTCTGGATGCAGGAGACTGTGAGGGAGCTGACGGATGCATCCAGAGCCGGCGAGCCCGCTCCTGCTCACACCAGCGACCTCGAGATTGGCAGCTACCTCTTCGACTTTCTCTTCGCTGCGCAAGATGCGTCGACGTCATCGTTGCTGTGGGCCGTGACGCTCCTCGACTCGCATCCTGAGGTGTTAGCAAAGGTTCGCGAGGAGGTTGAATCCAAATGGTCGCCGGACTCGGATTCCTTGATAACGGCGGAGCAGCTGGGGCAGATGAAGTACACGCATGCGGTGGCGCGTGAGGTACTGAGGTACCGAACTCCGGCGACCATGGTGCCCCACATAGCCGGGGTGGACTTTCCGTTGACCGAAAATTACACGATTCCGAAGGGTACCATCGTATTTCCATCGGTGTACGAATCGTCATTCCAGGGTTTCAGCGAACCGGACCGATTCGATCCGGATAGGTTCTCAGAGGAGCGACAGGAAGATCGGATTTTCAAGCGGAACTACCTGGCGTTCGGAGCCGGGGCTCACCAGTGCTTAGGCCAGAGGTATGCACTGAATCACCTGGTCCTCTTCATCGCGATGTTCGCCACGTTGCTGGACTTCAGGCGCCACAGAACGGACGGCTGCGATGAGATTGCGTACGTCCCCACCATTTGCCCCAAAGACGATTGCATGGTTTTCCTCTCGCAGCGGTGTGCACGGTATCCGAATTTCTCCATACGAAAGGTCTAA
- the LOC121264760 gene encoding 60S ribosomal protein L18a isoform X2 gives MSEDGKARGLIDDQQSQFHYGTFQGVANYNPPAPQPLPHPVVGFPQPVPPPGFTVDSRYNHQHHHHYGYQTVQGYAIVEGRPVRELSLPCCGIGMGWVLFITGFFLGGIPWYIGTFILLCVQVDYREKPGYVACTVAFHQYQVVGRALPTEADEHPKIYRMKLWATNEVRAKSKFWYFLRKLKKVKKSNGQMLAINEIFEKNPTKIKNYGIWLRYQSRTGYHNMYKEYRDTTLNGAVEQMYNEMASRHRVRFPCIQIIKTATVPAKLCKRESTKQFHNSKIKFPLVFKKVRPPTRKLKTTYKASRPNLFM, from the exons ATGAGCGAAGATGGGAAGGCCAGAGGACTCATTGACGATCAGCAGAGTCAATTTCACTACGGCACGTTTCAAGGCGTCGCCAATTACAACCCTCCCGCTCCGCAGCCACTGCCTCATCCTGTCGTCGGTTTTCCCCAGCCGGTTCCTCCGCCTGGATTCACTGTAGATTCCCGCTATAATCACCAACACCATCATCATTATGGATACCAAACCGTTCAAG GTTATGCCATCGTTGAGGGAAGACCTGTCAGAGAGCTGTCACTTCCTTGCTGTGGTATCGGCATGGGCTGGGTCCT gTTTATAACTGGATTTTTTCTTGGTGGCATTCCCTGGTATATTGgaacttttattctactttgTGTACAAGTGGATTACAGAGAAAAACCTGGATATGTTGCATGCACAGTAGCT TTTCACCAGTACCAAGTCGTTGGTAGGGCTCTGCCAACTGAAGCAGATGAGCACCCAAAGATTTACCGCATGAAGCTCTGGGCCACGAACGAGGTTCGCGCCAAGTCGAAGTTCTG GTATTTTCTGAGGAAGTTGAAGAAGGTCAAGAAGAGCAATGGGCAAATGCTTGCTATCAATGAG ATTTTTGAAAAGAACCCTACCAAGATTAAGAACTATGGTATCTGGTTGAGGTATCAAAGTCGAACAGGTTATCACAATATGTACAAGGAATACCGTGACACCACTTTAAACGGGGCTGTGGAACAGATGTACAATGAGATGGCTTCTCGACACAGAGTCAGGTTTCCTTGCATCCAAATTATCAAGACTGCCACCGTCCCAGCAAAACTCTGCAAGAGAGAGAGCACCAAGCAGTTTCACAACTCCAAAATCAAGTTCCCCTTGGTATTTAAGAAGGTCAGGCCACCCACTAGGAAGCTGAAGACCACATAcaaggcatcaaggcctaacTTGTTCATGTAA
- the LOC121264760 gene encoding 60S ribosomal protein L18a isoform X1, whose translation MVTFRFHQYQVVGRALPTEADEHPKIYRMKLWATNEVRAKSKFWYFLRKLKKVKKSNGQMLAINEIFEKNPTKIKNYGIWLRYQSRTGYHNMYKEYRDTTLNGAVEQMYNEMASRHRVRFPCIQIIKTATVPAKLCKRESTKQFHNSKIKFPLVFKKVRPPTRKLKTTYKASRPNLFM comes from the exons ATGGTTACTTTCAGG TTTCACCAGTACCAAGTCGTTGGTAGGGCTCTGCCAACTGAAGCAGATGAGCACCCAAAGATTTACCGCATGAAGCTCTGGGCCACGAACGAGGTTCGCGCCAAGTCGAAGTTCTG GTATTTTCTGAGGAAGTTGAAGAAGGTCAAGAAGAGCAATGGGCAAATGCTTGCTATCAATGAG ATTTTTGAAAAGAACCCTACCAAGATTAAGAACTATGGTATCTGGTTGAGGTATCAAAGTCGAACAGGTTATCACAATATGTACAAGGAATACCGTGACACCACTTTAAACGGGGCTGTGGAACAGATGTACAATGAGATGGCTTCTCGACACAGAGTCAGGTTTCCTTGCATCCAAATTATCAAGACTGCCACCGTCCCAGCAAAACTCTGCAAGAGAGAGAGCACCAAGCAGTTTCACAACTCCAAAATCAAGTTCCCCTTGGTATTTAAGAAGGTCAGGCCACCCACTAGGAAGCTGAAGACCACATAcaaggcatcaaggcctaacTTGTTCATGTAA